AGTGAAAGCGGTTACGCAGCATGATAGCCACTTCATACGCCCAGTCTTCGCGCTCGCGGCGCTTGGCTTCTGAAATTTCTTTCGTGAAATAGTCGCGCAGCGCGACAACACCATAGTGCACGTGGCGCGCTTCGTCAGAAATTACCTGCTTCAAGAGTTGCTTTAAGAGCGGCTCTTCAGTAAACTTATAAAGCGTACCGAATGCGCCGAGCGCCAAACCTTCGATCATGATCTGCATCCCCAAAAACTTCAGGTCCCAGTCTGAACCTGCGGTGATCGAACGCAGAATCACAAAGAGGTTATCGTTCACATGGTATAGCTTTTCAAGCTTCTGCTGCAGATAGCGCGCAAACACCTCGACGTGGCGGCCTTCGTCGACGACCTGTGTCGAACCGTAGAGTTTCGCGTCAAACCACGGGCTCGCTTCGACGGTTTCACCCGCGATGTAGAGTGCGCCCTGCTCGCCGTGCAAGAACTGCGAGAGCAAAAAGCTTATGGCAGAGTGCTGAATCTTCTGGCGCTCGCGCAGATCTTTCGGGTAGAACTTTTCGCCAAAACCCGGCACGAGGCGCTCAGGTATAATCGCGATGTTCGGGTTGAACGGGTCGACGTTGGTATGCCACGGCAGGTCTTCTGCATCCCACTGCCCTTTGTACGCGCGGCGGTAGAGCGTCTTGAACTCGGGGTTTCCAAAGTTCGAATAAGTCCAGTCGTAGTGCACGGCATGGCCAGAGACCACATCGAGCGTGTTGTTATGGCCGTGTTGCAGCACATAACCTGCGATTGCCGAAGGGAAAAGCTCAGCAGCCACCTTCGGATTGCGCAATACCATGTTGCCAATCGCCGAGATATTTTGGGTAATTTCCATAGTTTCCTCCTTTAGTTTCAATTGCCGGGTGTTAGCCCGGAAAACTATTCACTACCTGATAGTTTTCTCGTCGTTTTCGCACCCGCCGTCAACACTTTTTTTGTGCGCAGCGCACCAAAGGCCAAAAATCGCTGGTTCGGGCAAAGCCCGAATCCGCCTCGCTGGCAGGCGCAGCCGCTTTAGCAGGCGTTTCCTACGGAAACGCCGAGGCCTGCGAGGCGGAGGCGATTTTTGGCCGCACATCCGAAACGCATGACAACACCACCAAACAAAGCCATCTAGGTCATGCCCGCAAAAGCGGGCATCTAGGCTCGTTTCGTTTACATGACTATAGATTCCCGCTTTCGCGGGAATGACGGTGGGGGCCTACCGCCCCTCACGATATCCGAGGCTTTCCGCTGCGTCAGGCCATTTTTGCCGCCCCCGAGGCCTGCGCCAAACCAGGCGGTTCTTGGCCGCACATACGCAACTCATGACAATACCACCAAACACCGCCGCCAAGGTCATGCCCGCAAAAGCGGGCATCTAGGCTCATGTACATGCCTCTAGATTCCCGCGCTTGCCCTGAGCACGGTCGAAGGGTACGCGGGAATGACCGTGATGAGCAGACCCGTCAAAATACCCCACCGCAATAAATGCAGATAAAACCTAAATCCTCAACACATGGCGAAATAGCAAATTCCGTTGACTATCCATATAAATCACAATATTTATCCATATGAAAACGACTTTGGATATTCCCGAAGAGAAGTTTACCACCGTACAGAACCTCTATGGCCTGCGCACCAAGCGCGAAGCTGTCATTCTGGCGCTCGACGAACTCGCCCGCCGCTACAAAATCGAGCGCCTGGTCGACCAACTCGGCACTTTCAGCGATTTCATGACACAAGACGACCTGCGCGAAATGAGAGACCTTGATACTACTCGAGACATCAGCCTTAATTGAAGCCTGGCGCAAGCATGGCCGCGGCGACGCAAAAGCACGCGTCGAATCGGCGCTGCGCTCAGGCCGCGCGGCGCTATGCCAACCGGTAGTGCTCGAACTCAGCGCAGGCCTCAAAAAAAGTGAGGAATTCAAACTTCTTCAAGACTACCTCGAGGTGCTTCCGCTTTTGCCGATCACCGACGAGGTCTGGCAACTTGCTGCGACACGCGCCCGCCTCTTTCGCGCGAACGGGCTCACAGTTTCGAATTTCGATACACTGATTTTTGCGACAGCCGAATACCACAATTGCCATATCGTCACGGTCGACCGGCATTTTGCGCGGATGCGTGACATGTTGAAAAAGGGTATGTAGGGGTCATAACACCCCATGCGAAAATCGCGCGATACCCTTTGTAGGGGTAGGTTTAAACCTACCCCTACAAAGCCGAATATGGATATATAGACATTTATATCTTTACATGCCCCGCGCCCGTCGTCTATTGGCATTGACATAGTATCCGCGAGGATATATTGTCACGACAGCGGTCTTCGGGCCGAAAAAGAAAAAGTTTTTAAGGAGACAACATGAAGAAAATCATTTTCGCTTCAGCGCTGATGCTGGCAGCTACAACGTCGAGCTTCGGCGCAGTCAAGGCCGGCAAATTTGGTATGGATTTCAGTTTTGCAGGTTCGCTGGGAACGTGGACGACACGCTCAATGAATGATGGCCCCGGCGCACCAAACTTTGGTGGAATGCCCACGGTAGGTCTGCGTTACCATCTCACTGACATGATTGCAATTGCGCCTTCAGTAGGTTTTTATACGGCGACGACAACTGACAACACAAACAATACAATAGCAACACAAACCAAGACAACTGAAGTGTCGCGTACTGCATGGGGTTTCGGTCTGGAAATTCCACTTTATCTCGTGAAACTTAACGCGATGGATCTTTACATAGCGCCGGGAGTTGGTTTCGCCCCCACATCAGCAACGACAAAAACTACGCGAGTAGATGGCCTTACCACTGAGGGAAAAAGCACAGGTAGCTACATTAGCGTATTTGCTGCACTGGGCTTGCAAGTCCCAATCAATGACCAGTTTCATGTTTTCGGCAAGACAACAGTAGGCTGGGCCTCAGGCACGACGAATCCAGATACTAATTCTAATCCTGCCGATGTAGATGACAAATCAACCTACTTCGGCCTGCAAAGCTGGGCCGTCGGCGCGATTTTCTACTTTAACTAAGAGTCGTTTCATCCTCACCCCCTGCCCCCTCGCCGAAGACGGAGACCCGTTGGGTCACCATAACATGGAGAGGGGGGTGAAAGGCGGTTCTACTAAAATTGGTAAGACTGTTTTGCCCCCCCTCTCTACTTCGTGGAGAGGGGGGCCGGGGGGGTGAGGACTCTCACCACATCACCTGCCTTCAGGTGGCGCGTTGCCATGGCATCAGTCGAACGGGCGCGTAAGATATCGAAATCCTTCTGTTCTATTTTAAACTCAAGCGCCTTGCCGAGTTTGTCGGTGACGACAAATTTTGTCGCATTCGTGATGCCGTCGCGTTTGCCGGCGTTAACGAGAATCTGGTCGTCGTCGAGAATTTTGAGCACGTTGGCGCTTACCGGTGCATTTGCGTAGACAAATTCAGCGAGGCGCACAGCCGCCTTGTTCAGGTATTCGCGGCCCTCGGCCTTGAAGCGTATTTCTGCGACGCGAATGCCGGTTTCGGCATCGACGAGTTCTGCGATGACTTCGATACCGTGCATAAGTTCGCTGACTTCGCCGGTTAAGACGAGGCTGAGTGTGCGGCGCTGAAACGCCTCGGTGTTGGCCTCACCCTTGAGGGCGTCGCTGTAGGTTTGCCTCAGCCTGCGCAGATTTTCAGGTGAAAATGCCTGGGCCTGAGGCAGGGCAGCCATTTCGCGCGAAATCGAACGCACGCGGCCAAAGTCTTGCAGCGCGACGCGGGTTCGGTCGGCGACTGCAACTCCGCCGAGCGGGTGGTCATTGAGCGGATTTTTCACTCTGAACGGAAAGATATGCACTGGTAACAGGTTTTTCACGCGCTCAGGCTGAGTCACGCCCGCCTTACGGTACCACAGGTCGCGCGATTCAATTTCGAATTGCTCGAACATTTCGCGGTAAGCCTGATCGCCGGTTGAGTCGCGTAAGAATGTAAGTTCATCGGCGAGGCGTTCAAAATCTTTTCGCTGCCTGAAATATTTCAAGAGGTCGCGGTGCGCTTCGATATACGCAGGAAAAAGAAATTCAGTCCACCTGAGTTCGCTGAGCGCAAACTCGTCTGCGTTGCGGTCAGACTCGCGTTTGGCGATCTGCCGGTGGTAGCGTGCGGCTTTGGTGGTCGCTGCCGTTTCGCGGCGCTTGTTCTGCGCCACAAGCGTCAGTTCGTACTGGTGGCGTGCGAGGTCATCGTCTTCGTTGCGGCGAACGAAATCGCCGAGCAATTTGACAGCCTGCTCAGAACCGGGGGCGCAAAGCGACACATAGGCGACAATACTTCGTGATTCGGCGTCGGCCCCGGCAACACGCGCGAGGTATTCGCCTGCTTCGCTGCAGCGGTTTGTGACTGCCAGAAGCTGCGCGAGCATCAGGTTAACCGCGAGGTTTTCGGGGTTATTGGCGTGTGCGTGGCGCAGCGCATCGAGCGCCTTGACCGAACTTTCTTCTGAAGAGGCAAAAAGATTGAGCCTCGCCGATTCAAAGTAAGCGTCGAGCCTGGCCCGGGCTATCGCAACAGCGAGTTCGCTGCTCTCGGGCAAAAGAGTCTGCACTTTTCGAAACTGTGCTTCGGCCTTTTCAAACTGCCTGAGCTTGAGATAAAGTGAGGCGAGCCGCAGCTGTGTCTCTGTGTGGCCCGGGTTATCGCGCAGAATACCCTCGATTTTTCGCCGCGCAATCGAAAATTGCCCACCATCGATCAAAAGCTGCGCGCGCAGCGATTGCGCATCGGCATTGTTGCGCTTCAGCTTTTCAGCCTGCGCGAGGCAGTTTTCCATCGCAGGGGTGTTGCGCAGCGCATACTCAACTCTGGCGCAGAGAATGAAGGCGGCTTCGTTCTGTTTTTCTAAACCGAGCGCCTTGGTAATGAGCTGCGACGCGAGCTTCGGTTGCTGCGCCTGCTGCGACAGGCGGGCCATCAGCAACAGCGACGGTACATGGTTGCCGTTCTTGCGCAGCGCCTCGCGCACCATGTCGGTCGCCTTCAGTGTGTCGCCGCTTTTGTCTATGCCGACGGCCTGATCGTAATAATACTGCGCCGATTGCTCGGCTGCGCCGAGAGCACAGAGCACGATAAGGGCCAGCAGAAAACACCCGTTTCTTTGCAGCCGTTTCATGGAATAAAATACCCGCTCAGGTCAAGGCCCCGGCGCTCACGAAAGCGCGCGCTGACGCGCAGATCGACGTATTGACCTCGCATCTGTTTTCTGGCAAAACTTTGATAGCTGAGCACATACCGTACTTCTTTTTGTCCGCGCAGTATTGCATCGATATTCGGGTCAATCTCGAGTGCCCGGTGGTAACTGCCGCCCGTGCGTTTTGCAAGGTCTTGCAGGGCTTCACGCGCGCCTGCAACGGCGGCCGATTGCGGGTGTTCGAACGAAATGACGTGAACGGGAATATGATTCGCCCGCGCATAATCGACTAGTCGGTCTTTGCTGTATGGTGTCAGGGCATCGTCGTCGGCCGAACCGTCGGTCAGATAAATGACCGCGCGCTTGCCCTCGCGCGAGATAAGCTCGCCGACCGCATCGTAAATTGCACTGCTCATTGAACCGACCGTTTGTTCGCTGAGCTGGTTTTCGGCGAGAGCCATTTTCACCGATTGCAGAATTTTCAGGCGCGACGAAATAAAGTCAGACTCGGTGCGCACGTCGCTACCATGGCTCATGATGCGGTACCGGTCTTTCTCGCGAATTTTCGTCAGCAGGTGATCGAGCACCCAGGGAATCTGCGTCTCATATTCTTGCATGCGCTTTGACCGCGAAATCACTATGGCAGCCTGCAAGACCTGATCGAACTGGCCGAGGTATTGTGTACCCAGGTTACCCACCGGCGCATCGTTCTCAAATATCTTGAAGTCTTCGGGCCTGAGCTCTGTGAGGTACTGCGGCAACGCCGACTTACCCATCGTCAGCGGTGAGGCCGAAACGGTCACGTACACCCCCACCGATGGAAACCTGGCCGCGTTGACCTTCTCAACCTGCATGTAGAGCTGGCCGAACTTTTCACTTACAGGAGCAAACTGCACGACTTCGCTCGAACCGTAGTCGGCGACGTAAAGATTGCGAAAGGCGTCGTACGTGGCAGCGTAAGGCCGCGCGAAGGTGACGAATTTTCCCGTCGGGCTGTTGTAGCCCGTCGTCTTACGCACAATCGAGCCGGCCGGGTTCATAAACAGAATGCCTGAACTTTCGTCGGCGATCGTGAAGAGCTGCTGGTCTTCGTCCCATGTGATGTGGCGCGGTTTTTTCAGTTCAGGCGGAGAGAATTCTTTCACGACATTGCCGTACCGGTCGAGCTGGGTGACCCTCCCTGCCCCCGATTCGGTCAGCCAGATGGACTCTTCGTTACACCACAGGCCAAATGGCGTCTGCAGCGCATCTGAATCTTCAGGGCGTGAGATGAAGGCGATAAACTTGCCGCTTTCATCGACACGCTGCAGGCGGTTGTTACCCGAATCGGCGACGATGAATTCTCCGGCACGGTGGCAGATACCCGCGGGTGCTCTGAACTGCAGTTCGCCTTCACCTGTGGAACCGACTGCATCGGGGTTGAAAAGGTATGCGAGATAACGCTTACCATTCTTGTCGAGCCGGTGAATGCGGTCGTCGCGAAAATCAGTGATCCAGATTTCACTGTCGCTCTGTGCAAACGCCATCGGATAGTTGAGCCTGCCCGAAACACGGTGGCGGTTTTCAACCGGCTCGCCCTGCGCTGAAAATGAAACCATATTGCCGATTTCAAAATTACCCAGCGACAAGACCGCCATCTGGTCTGACTGCAGCGCTCCGACGAAAGTCGGGCGGTTGTAACGGTAGCCCTGCGTTCGCGGTACGATGCGCAAGAATTCGGTGGTGCCATCACCCTGCGCCGCTTCGCCGAGGTTTAGAGCTTCGAGGCGATTGCGCAAAGTCATATCATGCGGCATTGCGCGCGCGAGAGTTTCGAACTCCTCAATTGCTTCTGAAGTCTGCCCCGACATAAAATAAGCCTGCGCCAGAAAGCGGCGCGCCCAGTGAAACTGCGGGTTGATCAACAACGCCTGCGAGAATTTCTCAATCGCGGCGTCGTACTTGCGGTCTTGGTAGAGCAACCAGGCTTTCTGAAATTCTTCTTCGGCAAGGTTCTGCCGAATGCCGAGCGTCGGATAAAAAACTGCATAGCCAAGGCCTGCCGTCAGCACGATTGCGGCGACGATGATGAGCGTGCGAATGCGGCGAAAGCCGGGTAAGCGAGATTTTGCGCCACCGAACGGCAAGCTTCGCACCACCTGGGGGCTGGCGCTCTTAACGCCCCCATTTTCGGTGCTACGTCGAATCACTTGTGCTGAGGGATGTCGAACCATGAAAGATGCGACATAATATAGCAATTTATGCAATGCGTCAAGTGCAATTGAAGCAACTCTTTAACCCGCAGGCGGAGTTAAAGGATAACCGTGATTAAATGCGCCGGCGGCGTTTCAGTTTTGGTTTTTGCGTTTCGCGCTTGAGAGTTTTGGGTTGCACGATGTCGAGAACCGTGTCGGGGCCCGCCTCTTCAATGCCGACTATTTTCTGGCCATCTAGCAGCCGATGCGCTCGCGGCTTAAACGCCATTACCGACCAGCGTGCGACGGCTGCAGCACAGCCAAAAAGCACCAGATTTTGTCCAAGAGCCTGCCACGTCGGCGCGGCCGCGCGCGCTGCCGCGTCACCGCCGAAAAATAGCAGGCCCAGCACAGCATATAGCCCGAACAGAAAGACGTAAAGTATTACGTCTTTCACGTCAGGCGTTGTGTAAATGCCGGGGAGATATCAGAACCCCGGAATCTTGGGCATGTTCTTCTTGAGCTCTTCTTGCGCTTTACGCTTGGCTTCTTCTTCAGCTGCTTTTTTCGCGGCATCGGCCTTGGCCTTCGCCTCGCCCACAGCCTTATCTTTTGCAGCGTTCAGCTGGCCGGTGATCGCACCTGTCAGATTGCCCGTACCTTTTTTGATCTCGTTCGAGATCAGATCTTTGAGGCTCGGGAACTCAGGCCGCACCACCTTCACGTTAGGCGAAGAGATAGTGCCGCTCGAATCGATGCCAAAAGTGATCAGGCCGTTTTTCATCGCCGGCGCCAGCACCTGTGCACGAATCTTCTCGGGTGCGAGGCCATCTGCCACTGCCTTGCGGGCTGGCTCTGGAACCTGCGCCAGCGCAGGCGTTACGGCCGCTCCAATCGACTTATCGAGATCAGATTCGACAGTTTTTGTGTGCTGCGCTGCGAGCGAGAAATCGCCGCGCATCTTGTGGTCCAGAGATTTTACGTTAACATAGTCTTCAGCCGTCAGGCGAAACTCAAAGTCTTTTGTGATGAGCGCAGGCGGCTCTTTGATGCGCACGACGCCACCGCCATAGGTAATCGTCGCGTACGCGTCCCGTGAAAGCGTCTGCGTTTCGCCGAGAAAGCCCAGTTTGATGCCAATCTTGTTCAGCATTTCGGTCTGCCCTTTCAGCTTTTCAAAGATTGAGAGGCCGGTCACGAAGCTGCCTTCCAGCAAGCCCATTTTCAGCATAACAGATTCTGCCGGGCCACCGGTCTTGGGGTTGAACGGATTGATAGCACCCGCAAGGTCAAATGCGATCTTGAATGACTTCACTCCGCCGCCTTTTGATTCTTGCAGTTCGAGCACGAACTGTGTGGTGAGGCCGATGTGGTTATGTTTTTCGAGATTTTTTGGGTCGA
The sequence above is a segment of the Turneriella parva DSM 21527 genome. Coding sequences within it:
- a CDS encoding ferritin-like domain-containing protein — translated: MEITQNISAIGNMVLRNPKVAAELFPSAIAGYVLQHGHNNTLDVVSGHAVHYDWTYSNFGNPEFKTLYRRAYKGQWDAEDLPWHTNVDPFNPNIAIIPERLVPGFGEKFYPKDLRERQKIQHSAISFLLSQFLHGEQGALYIAGETVEASPWFDAKLYGSTQVVDEGRHVEVFARYLQQKLEKLYHVNDNLFVILRSITAGSDWDLKFLGMQIMIEGLALGAFGTLYKFTEEPLLKQLLKQVISDEARHVHYGVVALRDYFTKEISEAKRREREDWAYEVAIMLRNRFHFLEIHEEFYGQSINRKDWLHLLETSEMMSEFRKQLFTRMIPNLKAIGLLSDRIRPKYAQLGILKYENERSADHLTADDLLK
- a CDS encoding type II toxin-antitoxin system VapB family antitoxin, which encodes MKTTLDIPEEKFTTVQNLYGLRTKREAVILALDELARRYKIERLVDQLGTFSDFMTQDDLREMRDLDTTRDISLN
- a CDS encoding PIN domain-containing protein, producing MILLETSALIEAWRKHGRGDAKARVESALRSGRAALCQPVVLELSAGLKKSEEFKLLQDYLEVLPLLPITDEVWQLAATRARLFRANGLTVSNFDTLIFATAEYHNCHIVTVDRHFARMRDMLKKGM
- a CDS encoding outer membrane beta-barrel protein gives rise to the protein MKKIIFASALMLAATTSSFGAVKAGKFGMDFSFAGSLGTWTTRSMNDGPGAPNFGGMPTVGLRYHLTDMIAIAPSVGFYTATTTDNTNNTIATQTKTTEVSRTAWGFGLEIPLYLVKLNAMDLYIAPGVGFAPTSATTKTTRVDGLTTEGKSTGSYISVFAALGLQVPINDQFHVFGKTTVGWASGTTNPDTNSNPADVDDKSTYFGLQSWAVGAIFYFN
- a CDS encoding tetratricopeptide repeat protein → MKRLQRNGCFLLALIVLCALGAAEQSAQYYYDQAVGIDKSGDTLKATDMVREALRKNGNHVPSLLLMARLSQQAQQPKLASQLITKALGLEKQNEAAFILCARVEYALRNTPAMENCLAQAEKLKRNNADAQSLRAQLLIDGGQFSIARRKIEGILRDNPGHTETQLRLASLYLKLRQFEKAEAQFRKVQTLLPESSELAVAIARARLDAYFESARLNLFASSEESSVKALDALRHAHANNPENLAVNLMLAQLLAVTNRCSEAGEYLARVAGADAESRSIVAYVSLCAPGSEQAVKLLGDFVRRNEDDDLARHQYELTLVAQNKRRETAATTKAARYHRQIAKRESDRNADEFALSELRWTEFLFPAYIEAHRDLLKYFRQRKDFERLADELTFLRDSTGDQAYREMFEQFEIESRDLWYRKAGVTQPERVKNLLPVHIFPFRVKNPLNDHPLGGVAVADRTRVALQDFGRVRSISREMAALPQAQAFSPENLRRLRQTYSDALKGEANTEAFQRRTLSLVLTGEVSELMHGIEVIAELVDAETGIRVAEIRFKAEGREYLNKAAVRLAEFVYANAPVSANVLKILDDDQILVNAGKRDGITNATKFVVTDKLGKALEFKIEQKDFDILRARSTDAMATRHLKAGDVVRVLTPPAPLSTK
- a CDS encoding tetratricopeptide repeat protein; the protein is MVRSLPFGGAKSRLPGFRRIRTLIIVAAIVLTAGLGYAVFYPTLGIRQNLAEEEFQKAWLLYQDRKYDAAIEKFSQALLINPQFHWARRFLAQAYFMSGQTSEAIEEFETLARAMPHDMTLRNRLEALNLGEAAQGDGTTEFLRIVPRTQGYRYNRPTFVGALQSDQMAVLSLGNFEIGNMVSFSAQGEPVENRHRVSGRLNYPMAFAQSDSEIWITDFRDDRIHRLDKNGKRYLAYLFNPDAVGSTGEGELQFRAPAGICHRAGEFIVADSGNNRLQRVDESGKFIAFISRPEDSDALQTPFGLWCNEESIWLTESGAGRVTQLDRYGNVVKEFSPPELKKPRHITWDEDQQLFTIADESSGILFMNPAGSIVRKTTGYNSPTGKFVTFARPYAATYDAFRNLYVADYGSSEVVQFAPVSEKFGQLYMQVEKVNAARFPSVGVYVTVSASPLTMGKSALPQYLTELRPEDFKIFENDAPVGNLGTQYLGQFDQVLQAAIVISRSKRMQEYETQIPWVLDHLLTKIREKDRYRIMSHGSDVRTESDFISSRLKILQSVKMALAENQLSEQTVGSMSSAIYDAVGELISREGKRAVIYLTDGSADDDALTPYSKDRLVDYARANHIPVHVISFEHPQSAAVAGAREALQDLAKRTGGSYHRALEIDPNIDAILRGQKEVRYVLSYQSFARKQMRGQYVDLRVSARFRERRGLDLSGYFIP